One stretch of Daphnia pulicaria isolate SC F1-1A chromosome 6, SC_F0-13Bv2, whole genome shotgun sequence DNA includes these proteins:
- the LOC124344014 gene encoding uncharacterized protein LOC124344014 isoform X2, translating into MSCNSKSRPGIPNGKTNKMFKSFLLLWLFHLATVLSLSAGYYRQDNGRLPLIGNSPMTSVGTPLTGNIPEALVATSLGPLTANSRPVRRVPYVSDTCGGSVNIPLSFERLLPYKSTHFPSRRDYPMLCVWNFTVQHDDCRRARLTMRVDGRSRLPDVDGCSKGYYTVSPNMRGARICGHVGDVPSFHWYVDAYQPENEVTVVTMKNLGINDVFSEGLSFTLQGECAEEEWSYARTTTVNKENARLNRRWMNRVMEDYLAGEGPRVTVNRVKLPVTSTTTPAPTTTTTTIRPKLDHPVVSSDNNYSGGIQWLHLKSPTDLHSPKIHQKSAIAKFQPPQVVNETNQPIVSISIHHCSRYVPTSFRCVCHPLHSCRAVHFGRKNTFFEKQVD; encoded by the exons ATGTCATGCAACTCCAAATCGCGTCCTGGAATCCCAAATGGAAAG acaaacaaaatgtttaagtCGTTTCTCCTCTTGTGGCTATTTCATTTGGCAACTGTCTTGTCCTTATCGGCAG GTTACTACAGACAAGATAATGGTCGATTACCGTTGATTGGAAATAGCCCGATGACGTCAGTAGGAACGCCGCTAACTGGCAACATACCAGAAG CACTCGTCGCCACTTCACTCGGCCCGTTGACCGCCAATAGCCGCCCCGTTAGGAGGGTCCCTTATGTTTCTG ACACCTGCGGAGGCTCCGTGAATATCCCCCTGTCGTTTGAACGACTTTTGCCGTACAAATCGACTCATTTCCCGTCGAGACGCGATTACCCGATGCTCTGCGTTTGGAATTTCACG GTGCAACACGACGACTGTCGTCGGGCTCGACTGACGATGCGAGTGGACGGACGGAGTCGATTGCCGGATGTGGACGGATGCAGCAAAGGATATTACACGGTTTCACCCAACATGAGGGGCGCCAG AATTTGCGGACATGTTGGCGATGTTCCGTCCTTCCATTGGTACGTCGACGCCTACCAGCCGGAAAATGAGGTCACCGTTGTCACGATGAAGAATTTGGGCATCAATGACGTATTCTCTGAAGGACTTTCGTTTACCCTCCAAG GCGAATGTGCAGAGGAAGAATGGTCGTATGCCCGAACGACGACTGTCAACAAGGAGAACGCCAGATTGAATCGGCGCTGGATGAATCGAGTCATGGAAGACTACCTGGCCGGAGAAGGACCCAGAGTGACCGTCAACCGTGTCAAATTGCCAGTAACGAGCACTACTACTCCAGccccaaccaccaccaccaccaccatccgaCCCAAACTGGATCATCCAGTTGTCTCATCCGATAACAATTACTCCGGTGGCATCCAGTGGCTTCATTTGAAATCGCCCACCGATCTTCATTCGCCCAAAATTCACCAGAAATCAGCGATTGCCAAATTCCAGCCACCTCAAGTCGTGAACGAAACGAATCAGCCAATCGTTTCCATCAGTATCCATCATTGTAGTCGATATGTGCCA
- the LOC124344014 gene encoding uncharacterized protein LOC124344014 isoform X1: MSCNSKSRPGIPNGKTNKMFKSFLLLWLFHLATVLSLSAGYYRQDNGRLPLIGNSPMTSVGTPLTGNIPEAALVATSLGPLTANSRPVRRVPYVSDTCGGSVNIPLSFERLLPYKSTHFPSRRDYPMLCVWNFTVQHDDCRRARLTMRVDGRSRLPDVDGCSKGYYTVSPNMRGARICGHVGDVPSFHWYVDAYQPENEVTVVTMKNLGINDVFSEGLSFTLQGECAEEEWSYARTTTVNKENARLNRRWMNRVMEDYLAGEGPRVTVNRVKLPVTSTTTPAPTTTTTTIRPKLDHPVVSSDNNYSGGIQWLHLKSPTDLHSPKIHQKSAIAKFQPPQVVNETNQPIVSISIHHCSRYVPTSFRCVCHPLHSCRAVHFGRKNTFFEKQVD, encoded by the exons ATGTCATGCAACTCCAAATCGCGTCCTGGAATCCCAAATGGAAAG acaaacaaaatgtttaagtCGTTTCTCCTCTTGTGGCTATTTCATTTGGCAACTGTCTTGTCCTTATCGGCAG GTTACTACAGACAAGATAATGGTCGATTACCGTTGATTGGAAATAGCCCGATGACGTCAGTAGGAACGCCGCTAACTGGCAACATACCAGAAG CAGCACTCGTCGCCACTTCACTCGGCCCGTTGACCGCCAATAGCCGCCCCGTTAGGAGGGTCCCTTATGTTTCTG ACACCTGCGGAGGCTCCGTGAATATCCCCCTGTCGTTTGAACGACTTTTGCCGTACAAATCGACTCATTTCCCGTCGAGACGCGATTACCCGATGCTCTGCGTTTGGAATTTCACG GTGCAACACGACGACTGTCGTCGGGCTCGACTGACGATGCGAGTGGACGGACGGAGTCGATTGCCGGATGTGGACGGATGCAGCAAAGGATATTACACGGTTTCACCCAACATGAGGGGCGCCAG AATTTGCGGACATGTTGGCGATGTTCCGTCCTTCCATTGGTACGTCGACGCCTACCAGCCGGAAAATGAGGTCACCGTTGTCACGATGAAGAATTTGGGCATCAATGACGTATTCTCTGAAGGACTTTCGTTTACCCTCCAAG GCGAATGTGCAGAGGAAGAATGGTCGTATGCCCGAACGACGACTGTCAACAAGGAGAACGCCAGATTGAATCGGCGCTGGATGAATCGAGTCATGGAAGACTACCTGGCCGGAGAAGGACCCAGAGTGACCGTCAACCGTGTCAAATTGCCAGTAACGAGCACTACTACTCCAGccccaaccaccaccaccaccaccatccgaCCCAAACTGGATCATCCAGTTGTCTCATCCGATAACAATTACTCCGGTGGCATCCAGTGGCTTCATTTGAAATCGCCCACCGATCTTCATTCGCCCAAAATTCACCAGAAATCAGCGATTGCCAAATTCCAGCCACCTCAAGTCGTGAACGAAACGAATCAGCCAATCGTTTCCATCAGTATCCATCATTGTAGTCGATATGTGCCA